A window of Exiguobacterium sp. Helios genomic DNA:
TGCTGCTTTTTTGACTTTCCGTGCGAACAGTCCGCTCAGTCCGACGACTCCAAACGCGATCGTATAATCGAGTAACGGCTGGACGACCGTCAGGATTTGTGGAGCGAACATCAGTTGAATCGTTCCGACGAGCGCTCCCGTCACGACCCCACCGACAACGCCGTGACGAAACGCCATGACGAAAATCGGTAACATCGCTAAACTAATTGAACCACCTTGCGGCATTTTAAATGGGATCAATAAATCGAACACCACACCAAGACTTGCAAAGATTGCAATTTCCATTAACATTTGTAGCCGTTTCATCCTTTTTTCCTCCTAAAAAATAAAATCGCAGGACGGCAAAAAGGCAGTACGACGAACGCCGTACTGCCTGCGTGCGCCACATCCCTACGTCCGTCTGAACGGAACAGGTTCGAAGGGTTAAAGTCCAATCACTTCTCTCAGCCGCTTGACGCGACACCCCTTGCGGTCATCATTTAATTTTGATTCTGCCCCTATTATACGTGAGCAGCATTCCGAATACTAGTGATTGCTTCTGAATAATCCGGTGCATTGTAGATAGCGGAACCTGCAACAAGTACGTTTGCCCCATTCTCGATACATAATTTTGCTGTTTCCGCATTAACTCCACCATCGATTTCAATCTCGAAGGATAGATTTTGTTCTGCTTTCATTGCAGCCAGTTGATTTAATTTCTTCATCACACCTGGAATGAACGCTTGTCCGCCGAATCCCGGATTGACCGTCATCAATAAGACCATGTCCACATCTTCAAGCACGTGTTCGATCGTCGACAGCGGCGTATGCGGGTTGAGTACTACTCCTGCTTTCGCTCCAGCTGCTTTGATTTGTTGCAACACACGATGGACATGATTCGTCGCCTCCACGTGGAAGGTTACGATATCAGCACCTGCTGCAACGAAGGATTCGACAAAGTTTTCCGGACGATCAATCATGAGATGGACGTCGAGAACCATATCTGTTTTTTGACGTAAACTGCTTAATACAGGGAGTCCAAAGGAAATGTTCGGAACAAATTGACCATCCATGACATCAAAATGGATATAATCGGCTCCCGCCGCTTCAACTGCTTTGACATCCCGCTCTAAATTTGCAAAATCTGCTGATAAGATTGATGGTGCGATTTTAATCATCTTAATACCTCCGCGTCCGATTCTTGATTTCCTCTACAAACATACCATAATTCGTATACCGGGAAGCCATGATTTCATGGGCCTCGACGGCTTTTTTAACGGCACAACCGGGCTCATTCAAGTGCAGACAGCCACGGTACTTGCATTCGTCCTGTAAAGCAACAAATTCAGGGAAACACCATCGTAACTCCTCGAGTTCCATTTCGTGCGGAAAATCGAGATTCGAAAATCCCGGGGTATCTGCAATTAAGCCTTCGCCAAGCGGAATCAATGTCACATGACGGGTAGTATGGCGTCCACGACCAAGTGCCTTCGAAATATGACTCGTTTCCAGTGCCAACGAAGGTTCCAAGGCATTCAACAACGAACTTTTCCCTACACCGGATTGTCCGGCCAGGACACTCGTTTTATCTTTTAACAACGGACGGACAGATTCGACTCCGGCCAATGTCTCACTTGAAGTTTCGATGACGTGATATCCGATGGTCCGGTAAGCGGCAATGGCTTCCAATACCCCTTGTTCGGCTTCACCTTGTAACAAGTCCATCTTCGTCAAGATGATGATCGGTTGAATTTCCTTTGCTTCAATCAACACTAAAAACCGGTCCAACAGATGGGCAGAAAAATCAGGTTCTGCTGCCGATACGACCAACAAAGCTTGATCGATATTGGCAACTGGTGGGCGGACCAAGAAATTTTGACGGTCTTTTACTTCCAGGATATATCCGGTCTCACTTTCGATGTGTAACACGACTTCATCGCCGACGACAGGGCTGATGCCCCGTTTTCTGAAATTACCGCGTGCCCGTGAACGGATTTCACCTTGAGGCGTCATGACATCATAAAAGCCACCCTGTAAACGGATAATCGTTCCATCCCGATTATCTTCAATTCGATTTTCTGCCATCCTATGCCCTCCTTTGTCAGGATTAACGTCCTGCTCGTTATTCTTGTGATTTTGCCTGATTGTACGTAATCGTCTTCGCCCGGTAAACTTCGTCATCTTTATAAATCGTAATCTTGCCTTCTTCTCCCGGATCAATCGTCAATGGAACATCAAACGTTTCATCCTGATCAATCGATTCTTCGATGACGGTTCGTTTTCCTTTGGCATCTTCCGTCTCAATCCGGACGAGTTGACGTGGCGCAGGCTCCTCGTCTTCACTGACGCCATCATAGACTACTTTCTCGGGGAACGTCGCCGTGATGGTCTTTTCTTCCTCTCCGCGAGAAATAAAGACCGTTACCGAATCGTTCGGTTCGACTTGCGCACCGGCTTGCGGATATTGACGAATGACCTGATCGAGCGCGACCTCACTTGAGAACTCCTGTTCAAACGTCCCGTCCAGTCCCATCTCATCCAAATAAGCTTTTGCTTCAGCACTCGATAAGTCAGTCAAATCTTTCAGAACGAATACGGGTGATCCATTTGAGACCGTGATGGTAATCATCTGTTCTTTCGCGATGACTTCCGTTCCAGCTGAAATGGATTGCCGGATGACATTCCCACGTTTGATGTCTTCAGAGTCTTCCCGTTCGACATCCACTTTTTCAAAACCGCTGTCCTTTAAGATGGCGATCGCTTTTTTCTCTGTCTCATCTGAGACGTCCGGCACCTCGACCGGATCGCTTCCTGTCGAAACGATCAAATCCACCGTCGATCCTTTTTTAACCGTCGCCTGTTCACGCGGTGACTGACTGATGACGAACCCTTCTTCCACCGTATCACTTGAGCGTTCGGTCGATTCCACGATGAATCCCATTTTTTCAAGCTTCGTTTCCGCGTCGTCGGCATCTTTCCCCGTTACATCCGGAACGACGACCGTCGGGTCAGGCCACATGGCAAAAGTCGTTGCGGCTCCAGCCATTATGAATAACAATAATAAGATGATCCACCACGCACGTTTCTTTTTCTTTTCTGGTTTTGACATGACGGTAGCGACCTTCGGAACCGGTGCTGTGTGTTCGATGTCTGCTGTTGGCAGGGACACTGGACTGAGCACCATCGTTTTTTCCATCAAATCGTCACCGCGAATGCCTTCACTTGCCCGTTCAGCTGACATCGCGGTCACCATGTCTTCTTTGAAGGCAGCGACCGTTTGTTGCCGATCATGCGGCGCTTTCGAGAGAGCTTGCATGATGCAATTTTCTAAAGCTTGCGGCACAGCCGGATTTAACGAGGTCGGACGACGGGCAGTATCTTGCAGATGTTTCAGTGCGACAGCAACCGGTGAATCGCCTTCAAACGGAACTTGCCCCGTCACGAGTTCGTACAAAACGGCTCCCAGCGAATAAATATCTGATTTTTCATCCGCAAATTTTCCTTTTGCCTGTTCCGGCGAAAAGTAATGCACGGATCCGAGGACTGACATCGTGTGGGTCAGGGTCGCATTCGACATGGCGACCGCAATGCCGAAATCGGTCACCTTGACAGTCCCATCCTCACGGACCAGCATATTTTGCGGTTTGATATCGCGATGAATAATCCGGTGTGCATGGGCATGATCAATTGCATCACAAATTTGGCTGATGATGTCAATCGCTTTTGCGACCGGCAATGCTCGCCCTTCACAATACGTTTTCAGTGTCATGCCATCAATATATTCCATTACGATATAATAAATCGCTTCTTCTTCTCCTACGTCATAAACCGCGACGATGTTGGGATGATTTAAACTCGTCGCAGCATGTGCCTCTCGTTCAAATCGACGGATGAATTGTTCATCATGCGAAAACTCTGTACGTAAAATTTTGATTGCGACAGTTCGATTCAAGATTTCATCATATGCCTGATAAACGTTTGCCATCCCGCCATTTCCAACTAACCGTTCTATGCGGTAGCGGTCGTTCAATCGATCTCCGTAACGCATATTCAGATCCTCTCTCTTTCTTTAAAACGGATTGCAGCAATCGTAATGTTGTCTGCGCCTCCCCGGTCATTCGCCTCGGACACGAGACGTTCGACAATCGTATCGAGCGGTGCATCTTCTTGAAGCAACCGCTCGATGACTTCATGAGGCACCTCATCCGACAAGCCGTCGCTGCACACTAACACGATATCATAGTCCGGTGCATCCCGGACTTGAATGTCGACATCCACGGACTCGTTCGAACCGACGGATCGTGTAATGACATTACGACGGGGATGATTTTCAAGCTCTGCTTCCGATAATTCCCCTAATTGTTTGAGCATGTTGACATAGGAATGGTCATCCGTCAGCTGTTTTAATTGTCCTTCTTCCAGGGCATAGACGCGGCTGTCCCCTACGTGTCCAATGACAAGTAAATCATCCGACCAGCAGACACAGGCCATCGTCGTGCCGACAATCGACAAATTTTCGACTTGAGAAAAACGTTGAATCTGCGCATTGGCTTCTTTCACTAATCGTTCAATCCAGGAAGATAACTCCATCGGGCGGTTTGGCATATCTGCGTATGCTTCGGCAAAAATCTGCTTGACGATGGCACTCGCCGTTTCACCGGCTGCATGTCCCCCCATGCCGTCAGCGACGACAGCTAATCCTTGTGTCGCATCGCCTACCAATAAGACCGTGTCCTCATTTTTTGAACGGACCTTTCCAGTCGTCGTCAAATAAGCTAACTCCATACCCGTCCTCCTCATCGTTTTTTATTATCCTGTTGGTTCATTCACTTTTTTGAATGCAGCGATATAAAAACCATCTGTACCAAGTGATGTCGGGAGTAATTTTAATTCAGCCCGTTCACCAATCAGCGATTGAACGGCTTCCGGCATCCGTGTTTTGAATGTCTCGTCAAAAACAAATCCTTGGCTGAGAATATAGTCCGTTTGCTGCTCATTTTCGAGCGGATCCATCGTACAGGTTGAATAAACGAATGTTCCATCCAGTTTGACCAGCGGAAGAACCGCTTCCAGAATCTGCCGCTGAATGACCGGCAACTGCGTTAAGTCTTCCGGACGTTTCGTCCACTTGATATCGGGTTTCCGGCGAATGACACCGAGTCCCGAACACGGTGCGTCGACCAACACCCGGTCAAACGACGCCTCCTCAAAACGTGTTCCCGCTTGACGGGCATCCAGTGCTTCCGCCTGAACATTTTCAAGTCCAAGACGAACTGCCTGTTTTTCTAGTAATTTCACTTTGTGTGGATGAAGATCCAGTGCCAACAACGAGCCGCTCGCCAAACCTTCCGCGATATGCATCGCTTTCCCGCCTGGGGCCGCACAGCTGTCCAAGACACGGTCTGTTGGTTGTGCGCCTAACGCTGCAGCAACCAGCATCGAACTTTCGTCCTGGAGCGACAGGTAACCACGTTCCAATAAATCCGTCTGTTGCACACTGCCACTGATGATTTCTAGACCGTCTGGTGCCGCATGGGCTGGTTTCGCACTGACGCCCTGGGCTTCCAGTAATTCAATCGCTTCTTGTCTGTCTGTCCGGGTCCGGTTGACACGTACGGTAACGGGGGCCGGTTCATTGTTCAGTCGGCACATCTGCCACGTTTCTTCTTCTCCGAATAATTCAATCCACCGTTCGACGAGCCATGCCGGATGGCTTGTTTCGATACTGATTCGGTCGACCACTGAAGGAATCGCTGAGAAATCAGGTTTTCCTTGTCGAAGGACGTTCCGCAACACACCGTTAACAACTTTCGCGATATGCGGTTTACCTCGTGTCTTGGCAATCTCGACTGCCTCGTTGATGACGGCGTGATCCGGAATCCGGTCGAGATAAAACAGTTGATAGACACTCATCCGTAATAACGGACGCATGAATGGGTCCAGCTTCTTTTGTTTCGTTAAGAACGGTTCTAAAATATAGTCGAGTGTCAATTCACGGCTGAGCGTTCCGTACACCAGTTCCGTATATAAGCCGACATCCGCTTTTGAGATAGCACGTTTTTCAAGCATCTGGTGGACGGAAATCGTGGAGAAAGCCCCACCTTGACCAATTTTTAATAAAGTTGTTACTGCTGCATCTCTGACATTCATGCTTGTTCGCCTACTTTCTGTCCAATCGTCAATGTCTGTCCGACACCACGCATAAATGTGGCACCGTCCATCCGTTTTTTTCCGGCCGGTTGTACATCTACTAATTTCAATGCGACATCAGATCCGGTTGCGATGACCGGTCCGTCGGCTTCGAGGGCAATGATTTCGCCCGCCGGTCCGTGACCCGGGACTTTTTCAGCAAAGTAGACTTTCAGACGGTCTGAACCAAGCATCGTATACGCACTCGGGAAGGGATTCATTCCGCGAATTTGATTGTATAACGCTTCTCCGGGACGTGAAAAATCAAGTCGTTCCCGTTCCCGGCTGATATTCGGAGAAAACGTGACGTCTTCCTCCCGTTGCGCTTCCGGTGTCAACGTACCTGCAATCAACTGCGGTAATGTTTCGATTAATAATCGGGCACCGGCAGCACTGAGCTTGTCAAACATCGTTCCGACCGTGTCACGCTCTTCAATCGGTACGATGATTTTTGATAACATATCTCCAGCATCCAGCTTGTCGACCATATACATGATCGTGACCCCTGTTTCTGTTTCCCCGTCGATAATCGCCTGATGAATCGGGGCTCCGCCGCGATACTTCGGTAATAAGGACGCGTGGACATTAATCGCGCCGTATTGTGGGGCTTCGAGCACTGCCGTCGGAACGATTTGTCCGTAAGCAGCCGTAATGATTAAGTCCGGTTTTAAATCAAGCAGCTCTTGATAGTCTTCACGGATTTTAATTGGTTGTAACACCGGGATTTCGTGAGACAATGCTACTTCTTTCACCGGTGTCGGCTTGATTTCACGTTTGCGTCCGACGGGTTTATCCGGCTGGGAGACGACACCGACGACATCATAGCCGGCATCAATCACTTCCCGGAGCGTTTTTGCGGCAAAGTCCGGCGTCCCCATGAAGACGACGCGAGGAGATGCTTCTGTTTCGACTAATTTATCCGTAAACAATACACCGTCCAGATGATCCATTTCGTGCTGAATCGCCCGTGCAAAAAAACCATTCGCCTTAATTTTGACACTCCGTCCTAGACGGTCTTGTGATTTGACAACGATTTGCTCAAACCGTTCGACCGGTCCGAAAATTCCCGGCATGCTCAAACATCCTTCGTCATCGATTTCTGAACCGGATGCTTCGATAATTTCCGGGTTAATCAGCTCGATTGGTCCCGTTTCATCATCCGTATGGACGACGGCGACACGAATCGGCTGATTGATTTGCGGCGCAGCGAGTCCGACGCCGTCATATTCGTACATCGTATCGAACATACGATCAATCATTTTCCCTAATTTCTTATCAAACTTCGTTACTCGTTGGCATTTTTGACGCAATACTTCATTTGGTACTTCTACAACTTTATACATAGTTTGCCACCTCACATGAATACAAATGGATTTAAATCCACTGTTACTTGGACTTTTTGTTTGATGCGTAATGCAAGCATCGCACGGAGTGCCTCCCGTACTTCTTCTTGACCTTTATGTTTTAAAATCACCTGTTGGCGATACATGTTTTTCAACCGTGCGAGCGGGGCTTCGAGCGGACCGTTGACAATTAAATCGTCTGATTCCAAATGCCGGAGTTGTCCGGCAATCGCTTCTGCTTCTGCTTGGGCTTCAAGCGGATGGGCCGCTGAAATCGTGATCAATCCTAAAAACCAGAAGGGCGGGTGCCCCCCTAATTTGCGCAACTGCATTTCCCGCTTATAAAACGCTTCATAGTCATGCCGTTTTGCCGTCTGGATGACGTAATGATCCGGGTTATACGTCTGGATGATCGATTGACCGGCAAGTGCTCCCCGACCGGCCCGCCCTGAAACCTGTGTGATCAACTGAAACGTTCGTTCACTCGCCCGAAAATCGGGAATTCCGAGTGTGGCATCCGCAGCAATGACACCGACCAGTGTCACATTCGGAAAATCAAGTCCTTTTGCAATCATTTGTGTCCCGAGCAAAATATTTCCTTCGCCGCGCTCAAACGCATTTAGTAATTTTTCATGCGCCCCTTTACGTGACGTCGTGTCTTGATCCATCCGAATGATTTTGGCTTCCGGAATTAAATGTGCCAGTTCTTCTTCGATTTTTTGCGTTCCGGTACCGAACTGCCGAATTTTTTTCGATTCACACGACGGACACGTTTTCGGCATCGCTGCTTCAAATCCACAATAATGACACTTCAGACAATCTTGGTGTTGATGATAAGTCAGATTGACAGCGCAATGAGGACATTGAAGCGTTTCTCCACAATCCCGGCACAGCACGAATGTCGTGTATCCCCGTCGATTGAGGAGCAAGACCGTCTGTTCGCCCCGCTCGATGCGCTGTTTGATTCCTTCGACAAGCGCGAGGCTGAACGGCGTTCGATTGCCGCGTTCTAGTTCTTTTCGCATATCGATGATCTCGACCGGTGGAAGTTCGCCTCCGAATCGTTCTGTCAGAGGGAGGTAACGATAGACCCCTTTCTGAGAGCGTGCATACGTCTCTAGAATCGGCGTCGCACTTCCAAGGACGACGGGACATTTATGGTATGCCGCTCGCCATGTTGCCACGTCCCGGGTATGATACCGCGGATTTTCTTCTTGTTTATAGGTCGTTTCATGTTCTTCGTCTAAAATGATCACACCGATGTTCGTTAACGGTGCAAAAATCGCAGATCGTGCTCCGACGACGACGTCCACTTCTCCATGCGAAATCTTGCGCCATTCATCGTATTTTTCACCTAACGACAACCCGCTGTGCAGCACGGCGACACGGTCTCCGAACCGTCGTTTAAAACGTTTGACCATCATCGGTGTCAAACTGATTTCCGGTACGAGCAGAATGGCTTGGCGTCCCCGTTCAAGCATGGTATGAATCGATTCGAGATACACTTCCGTTTTCCCGCTCCCGGTCACCCCATGGAGTAAAAACGTATTCGTTTCATCCGGTGCCGTAATCGCATCGACGGCATCCTGCTGGTGCGTCGTCAACGTAGAAGGAACAAAGATATCCTGGACAAGATGTTCATACGGATTCCGGTTCACATCAATCGTCTCAACCGTAATGACGCCTTTTTTCTCCAGACTATTGAGAATGCTGACGGTCAAATCGAGTTCATGCATCACTTCACTCCATAACACCTCCGGACGTTCCATCAGATAATCACGAAACAGGATCTGCTTGGTAGCTTGTTTTGATAATTCAATCGTCTCATCAAGCAGGCGGATCCGTTTGTCCGTTTTAGAGGTTTTCTTTTCTTTGACAACCGGTTGGAGGTGCACCTCTCCCTTTTGAGCAGCTACTAAAATCTGTTGCTGGACCTCACTCGGAAACTGGCTGATTTTCTTCTGATTCCAGTGAACCAGTCGCGGGTCTTCCGCCAAAATCAGTTTATCATAACTGACTTTCAAAGCAGCAGGTAACATCGCGAGGAGCGCTGTCGCCTGATAGCAAAGTGTCGTCTCTGATAAATAACCCGACAGTCGAAGTAATTCTTCCGTATACGTCGGAGTCTCATCGAGAACACGTACGATCGGTTTGATTCGTGCGAGATTGGTCTCATCCTTCACGGCTACGACGATTCCGAGTAAGGAGCGCGGACCAAACGGAACTTCGACACGCATACCGGGAACGACGAGATCACGCCATAAATCCGGTACTTCATAGTCAAATGGCCGATCCACCGTCGCAGCGGCGACATCGACGATGACTTCAGCAATCATCGTAAGGCCTCCGCGAACTGTTCGATTAATGCGGTTGCTAATCGGGTCTTCGATTGTTGATCGTAATGGACGGCTCCATTACTTTTACCGTAGACCGTGACTTGATTTTCATCACTTGAAAAACCGATATCCGCACGTGAGACATCATTCGCCACGATGAAATCCGCCTGTTTTCGAATTAATTTTTGTTTCGCATGTGTTTCCAGGTTTTCCGTCTCTGCTGCAAAACCAACTAAAATCTGTTTGGTCTTCCGCTCACCAAGTGTTCGTAAGATATCAGTTGTCTCTTCCAGTTCAATCCGTAACGGTCCGTCGATTTTCTTTTGTTTGCGATCATACTGGACAGTCGGGCGATAATCTGCGACCGCCGCTGCCATGATGACCAAGTCTTGTTTGTCATAGACGGCTAACATCGCTTCCAGCATCTCCTCACCGGATTCGACAGCAATCGTCGTCATACCGGTCGGCACTGTCCCACGGACCGGACCGTGAACAAGTGTGACGGTCGCTCCGGCATCCCGAGCCGCTTCCGCAAGCGCGATGCCCATCTTTCCAGATGAATCGTTCGTCAAATAACGAACCGGATCAATTCGTTCCACCGTCGGACCGGCACTGATCAAGACATGACGATTTCCCAGTTTTTTGGTTTCGAAAAGACCGGATAATGTCTCGACCAATTCTTCCGGTTCAGGCAACCGCCCTTTTCCGACCCAACCGCATGCCAAATTCCCGACGCCGGGTGCAATCAAATGGACTCCGTCTGCCATCAGCCGGTCCATATTTCGTACCGTCGCCGGATGTTCGAGCATATTGACGTTCATCGCCGGAGCGACAACGACGGGACAAGTCGCAGCCAAGATGGTCGTCGTGATAAAATCGTCGGCAATCCCGTGGACAAGTTTCGCAATCAGATTCGCTGTTGCAGGAGCAACGACAATCAAATCGGCTTCATCTGCTAAATCGATGTGGGCAATCTTGGATGCATCATGCTCAATGAAGACATCATCATAGACCGGTTTCCGCGTCAGTGCGGCAAACGTCGTTTTCCCGACGAATTGTTGGGCATTCTTCGTCATCGCGACTTGAACGTTCGCTCCGGCCTGAACGAGCTTCGATGCCAAAGCCGCTGCTTTATATGAAGCGATTCCGCCTCCGACACATAATAGGATGTTACGATTCGTTAGCATGATGAATTCCTCCTTATTGAAAAAAACAGCCACAATGAGGAGTGGCTGCTTCAAAATTAGTCTTGCGGTTGGTTCGTAACCACGACTTCACCAGAAAAGAGTTCTTCGAGCGCTTTTCCGACTGGTTTGTATGATTTCGGGTTCGCTACTTTCACGCGTTTCCCGTCTTGGATTTGACGCGCACGTTTTGCTGCGACCGTCACGATTGTGTATTTCGAAGGCACCGTCTTTTGAAGCTTGTCTACTGATGGATATAACATGTTATTTGACCTCCATGGCTTTTTTATACAAGGACGCAACGCGTTCCCGGCTACAATGTTCTGCAGTGACGATTGCTTGAATTCTGTCACATGCTTTGTGGATCTCATCATTCGTGACGACATAATCATAAGCATCCATCATCTCAATCTCTTCTTTCGCGACAAGAAGACGTTGTTTGATGACTTCCTCTGATTCCGTTCCACGTCCAACAAGTCGGTTACGAAGTTCCTGTAGACTTGGCGGAGCCAAAAACAGAAAAACAGCTTCCGGAAAATGTTCCTTAACCTGCATCGCACCCTGCACTTCAATTTCTAAGATGACGTCTTTTCCTTCATCCAAGATTTTGTTGACCCAATCGACGGGTGTACCATAGTAATTGCCGACGAATTCCGCATGCTCGAGCAATTGATTATTGGCAATCATACTTTCGAATTCTTCACGTGTCTTGAAGAAATAATGGACACCATCCACTTCTCCCTCACGCGGTTTGCGTGTCGTACATGACACCGAATAGTGCAAATTGTTGTCTTCGTCTTCGCGTAAAGCACGGCAAACTGTTCCTTTACCGACACCACTCGGACCAGACAATACGAGTAATAAGCCACGCTCTTTAAAAATCACTTCAGAACCCCTCCATCTAACAAACTTCACATTGTTTCATATTAGCAGTAGAGACAGGAAGTTCGCAAGTGGTCTTTTTCAGCTCGACTGCTTAATCATACCATAAACGTGCACTTTCTGTTACCTTTAGAAAGTGGAAACGAAATCAAGAAAGAAGGTAATATCATGGCTTTTGATGGACTAATGACGACACG
This region includes:
- the thiT gene encoding energy-coupled thiamine transporter ThiT → MKRLQMLMEIAIFASLGVVFDLLIPFKMPQGGSISLAMLPIFVMAFRHGVVGGVVTGALVGTIQLMFAPQILTVVQPLLDYTIAFGVVGLSGLFARKVKKAAAAGKNGRLMAIVLGATLLGAGFRYVCHVISGIVFFAEYAEGPVVPYSLIYNATYMVPSYLLCGIVAGLLFTTAPRLLRYSARGV
- the rpe gene encoding ribulose-phosphate 3-epimerase, which gives rise to MIKIAPSILSADFANLERDVKAVEAAGADYIHFDVMDGQFVPNISFGLPVLSSLRQKTDMVLDVHLMIDRPENFVESFVAAGADIVTFHVEATNHVHRVLQQIKAAGAKAGVVLNPHTPLSTIEHVLEDVDMVLLMTVNPGFGGQAFIPGVMKKLNQLAAMKAEQNLSFEIEIDGGVNAETAKLCIENGANVLVAGSAIYNAPDYSEAITSIRNAAHV
- the rsgA gene encoding ribosome small subunit-dependent GTPase A; this encodes MAENRIEDNRDGTIIRLQGGFYDVMTPQGEIRSRARGNFRKRGISPVVGDEVVLHIESETGYILEVKDRQNFLVRPPVANIDQALLVVSAAEPDFSAHLLDRFLVLIEAKEIQPIIILTKMDLLQGEAEQGVLEAIAAYRTIGYHVIETSSETLAGVESVRPLLKDKTSVLAGQSGVGKSSLLNALEPSLALETSHISKALGRGRHTTRHVTLIPLGEGLIADTPGFSNLDFPHEMELEELRWCFPEFVALQDECKYRGCLHLNEPGCAVKKAVEAHEIMASRYTNYGMFVEEIKNRTRRY
- the pknB gene encoding Stk1 family PASTA domain-containing Ser/Thr kinase; amino-acid sequence: MRYGDRLNDRYRIERLVGNGGMANVYQAYDEILNRTVAIKILRTEFSHDEQFIRRFEREAHAATSLNHPNIVAVYDVGEEEAIYYIVMEYIDGMTLKTYCEGRALPVAKAIDIISQICDAIDHAHAHRIIHRDIKPQNMLVREDGTVKVTDFGIAVAMSNATLTHTMSVLGSVHYFSPEQAKGKFADEKSDIYSLGAVLYELVTGQVPFEGDSPVAVALKHLQDTARRPTSLNPAVPQALENCIMQALSKAPHDRQQTVAAFKEDMVTAMSAERASEGIRGDDLMEKTMVLSPVSLPTADIEHTAPVPKVATVMSKPEKKKKRAWWIILLLLFIMAGAATTFAMWPDPTVVVPDVTGKDADDAETKLEKMGFIVESTERSSDTVEEGFVISQSPREQATVKKGSTVDLIVSTGSDPVEVPDVSDETEKKAIAILKDSGFEKVDVEREDSEDIKRGNVIRQSISAGTEVIAKEQMITITVSNGSPVFVLKDLTDLSSAEAKAYLDEMGLDGTFEQEFSSEVALDQVIRQYPQAGAQVEPNDSVTVFISRGEEEKTITATFPEKVVYDGVSEDEEPAPRQLVRIETEDAKGKRTVIEESIDQDETFDVPLTIDPGEEGKITIYKDDEVYRAKTITYNQAKSQE
- a CDS encoding Stp1/IreP family PP2C-type Ser/Thr phosphatase; its protein translation is MELAYLTTTGKVRSKNEDTVLLVGDATQGLAVVADGMGGHAAGETASAIVKQIFAEAYADMPNRPMELSSWIERLVKEANAQIQRFSQVENLSIVGTTMACVCWSDDLLVIGHVGDSRVYALEEGQLKQLTDDHSYVNMLKQLGELSEAELENHPRRNVITRSVGSNESVDVDIQVRDAPDYDIVLVCSDGLSDEVPHEVIERLLQEDAPLDTIVERLVSEANDRGGADNITIAAIRFKERERI
- the rsmB gene encoding 16S rRNA (cytosine(967)-C(5))-methyltransferase RsmB, yielding MNVRDAAVTTLLKIGQGGAFSTISVHQMLEKRAISKADVGLYTELVYGTLSRELTLDYILEPFLTKQKKLDPFMRPLLRMSVYQLFYLDRIPDHAVINEAVEIAKTRGKPHIAKVVNGVLRNVLRQGKPDFSAIPSVVDRISIETSHPAWLVERWIELFGEEETWQMCRLNNEPAPVTVRVNRTRTDRQEAIELLEAQGVSAKPAHAAPDGLEIISGSVQQTDLLERGYLSLQDESSMLVAAALGAQPTDRVLDSCAAPGGKAMHIAEGLASGSLLALDLHPHKVKLLEKQAVRLGLENVQAEALDARQAGTRFEEASFDRVLVDAPCSGLGVIRRKPDIKWTKRPEDLTQLPVIQRQILEAVLPLVKLDGTFVYSTCTMDPLENEQQTDYILSQGFVFDETFKTRMPEAVQSLIGERAELKLLPTSLGTDGFYIAAFKKVNEPTG
- the fmt gene encoding methionyl-tRNA formyltransferase — translated: MYKVVEVPNEVLRQKCQRVTKFDKKLGKMIDRMFDTMYEYDGVGLAAPQINQPIRVAVVHTDDETGPIELINPEIIEASGSEIDDEGCLSMPGIFGPVERFEQIVVKSQDRLGRSVKIKANGFFARAIQHEMDHLDGVLFTDKLVETEASPRVVFMGTPDFAAKTLREVIDAGYDVVGVVSQPDKPVGRKREIKPTPVKEVALSHEIPVLQPIKIREDYQELLDLKPDLIITAAYGQIVPTAVLEAPQYGAINVHASLLPKYRGGAPIHQAIIDGETETGVTIMYMVDKLDAGDMLSKIIVPIEERDTVGTMFDKLSAAGARLLIETLPQLIAGTLTPEAQREEDVTFSPNISRERERLDFSRPGEALYNQIRGMNPFPSAYTMLGSDRLKVYFAEKVPGHGPAGEIIALEADGPVIATGSDVALKLVDVQPAGKKRMDGATFMRGVGQTLTIGQKVGEQA
- the priA gene encoding primosomal protein N', yielding MIAEVIVDVAAATVDRPFDYEVPDLWRDLVVPGMRVEVPFGPRSLLGIVVAVKDETNLARIKPIVRVLDETPTYTEELLRLSGYLSETTLCYQATALLAMLPAALKVSYDKLILAEDPRLVHWNQKKISQFPSEVQQQILVAAQKGEVHLQPVVKEKKTSKTDKRIRLLDETIELSKQATKQILFRDYLMERPEVLWSEVMHELDLTVSILNSLEKKGVITVETIDVNRNPYEHLVQDIFVPSTLTTHQQDAVDAITAPDETNTFLLHGVTGSGKTEVYLESIHTMLERGRQAILLVPEISLTPMMVKRFKRRFGDRVAVLHSGLSLGEKYDEWRKISHGEVDVVVGARSAIFAPLTNIGVIILDEEHETTYKQEENPRYHTRDVATWRAAYHKCPVVLGSATPILETYARSQKGVYRYLPLTERFGGELPPVEIIDMRKELERGNRTPFSLALVEGIKQRIERGEQTVLLLNRRGYTTFVLCRDCGETLQCPHCAVNLTYHQHQDCLKCHYCGFEAAMPKTCPSCESKKIRQFGTGTQKIEEELAHLIPEAKIIRMDQDTTSRKGAHEKLLNAFERGEGNILLGTQMIAKGLDFPNVTLVGVIAADATLGIPDFRASERTFQLITQVSGRAGRGALAGQSIIQTYNPDHYVIQTAKRHDYEAFYKREMQLRKLGGHPPFWFLGLITISAAHPLEAQAEAEAIAGQLRHLESDDLIVNGPLEAPLARLKNMYRQQVILKHKGQEEVREALRAMLALRIKQKVQVTVDLNPFVFM